A DNA window from Thalassospiraceae bacterium LMO-JJ14 contains the following coding sequences:
- the amt gene encoding ammonium transporter: MNFARMKKRTAAITALAAVAVMMTAAPAMADVTTESAYVFNTFSFLIHGVLVMFMAAGFAMLESGLVRSKNTATICLKNIALYSVAGIMFYLIGYNLMYVDVPEGGWMGAIALFYNPGADELALINADEATADMVAKVADTGYSVASDWFFQMVFVATAASIVSGTVAERIKFWPFMIFTVVLTGVIYPIQASWVWGGGWLDAMGFSDFAGSTLVHSCGGWAALTGAIILGARKGKYGSDGSIRALPGANIPLATLGTFILWFGWFGFNGGSQLALGSALDAAAISIVYVNTNLAAAAGVVVAMILAQLIYKKVDVSLALNGAIGGLVAITAGPDLQNHFIAMIVGGVGGALVVFAVPLIDKLKIDDVVGAISAHLVAGIWGTLCVGIFGGGSIVTQAIGIVSIGVFVIVSSAIVWMILKVTMGIRVTEEDEELGLDRAECGMEAYPEFGKGSQTL; this comes from the coding sequence ATGAACTTTGCTCGCATGAAAAAGCGCACGGCAGCGATCACCGCTTTGGCAGCGGTCGCCGTCATGATGACAGCCGCCCCGGCTATGGCGGACGTCACCACCGAGAGCGCCTACGTCTTCAACACATTCTCGTTCTTGATCCATGGCGTCCTCGTGATGTTCATGGCCGCCGGCTTTGCGATGCTGGAATCGGGTCTGGTCCGCTCCAAGAACACGGCCACGATCTGCCTCAAGAACATCGCGCTGTATTCCGTCGCCGGCATCATGTTCTACCTGATCGGGTACAACCTGATGTACGTCGACGTGCCGGAAGGCGGCTGGATGGGGGCCATTGCGCTCTTCTACAATCCGGGCGCGGATGAACTGGCGTTGATTAACGCCGACGAGGCAACCGCCGACATGGTCGCGAAAGTCGCGGACACCGGCTACTCGGTCGCTTCCGACTGGTTCTTCCAGATGGTCTTCGTTGCAACCGCGGCGTCCATCGTCTCCGGTACGGTCGCCGAACGCATCAAGTTCTGGCCGTTCATGATCTTCACGGTCGTGCTCACCGGTGTCATCTACCCGATCCAGGCTTCGTGGGTGTGGGGCGGTGGCTGGCTCGACGCAATGGGCTTCTCCGACTTCGCCGGCTCCACGCTGGTGCACTCGTGCGGCGGCTGGGCAGCGTTGACCGGTGCCATCATCCTCGGCGCGCGTAAAGGTAAGTACGGCTCCGACGGGTCCATCCGGGCACTGCCGGGCGCGAACATCCCGCTCGCCACGTTGGGTACTTTCATCCTGTGGTTCGGCTGGTTCGGTTTCAACGGTGGCTCGCAGCTCGCGCTGGGTTCCGCTCTTGACGCCGCTGCGATCTCGATCGTTTACGTCAACACCAACCTGGCGGCTGCCGCCGGCGTTGTCGTAGCGATGATCCTGGCACAGCTGATCTACAAGAAAGTCGACGTTTCTCTGGCGCTGAACGGTGCCATCGGCGGTCTCGTTGCCATCACCGCGGGTCCCGACCTTCAGAACCACTTCATCGCCATGATCGTCGGTGGTGTCGGTGGTGCGCTGGTCGTCTTTGCGGTGCCGCTGATCGACAAACTGAAGATCGATGACGTTGTCGGTGCCATCTCGGCTCACCTCGTCGCCGGTATCTGGGGCACGCTGTGCGTCGGTATCTTCGGTGGCGGCTCCATCGTCACCCAGGCAATCGGCATTGTTTCGATCGGCGTCTTCGTCATCGTCAGCAGCGCCATCGTCTGGATGATCCTGAAAGTCACCATGGGCATCCGTGTCACGGAAGAGGACGAAGAGCTCGGCCTCGACCGTGCGGAATGCGGCATGGAAGCTTATCCGGAGTTCGGAAAAGGCTCCCAAACCCTCTGA
- a CDS encoding response regulator transcription factor, producing the protein MSNGKRILIVDDDEDLVDMLSEQLKLHEEFQVVTALSAAAGLEITKENNFDMILLDVGLPDMDGREVCRLMRRGGVRTPIIMLTGADTDADTILGLDAGANDYVTKPFKLGVLLARLRAHIRQHERSDDAVFAIGPYTFQPANKLLVRDSDQRKVRLTDKETAILKYLYRAGDKAVAREKLLDEVWGYNAAVTTHTLETHVYRLRQKIEEDPSGAKLLVTEAGGYKLVP; encoded by the coding sequence ATGAGTAACGGCAAAAGGATCCTCATTGTCGACGATGACGAGGATCTGGTGGATATGTTGAGCGAGCAGTTGAAGCTCCATGAAGAATTTCAGGTTGTCACGGCGCTGAGTGCCGCCGCAGGACTCGAAATTACCAAGGAAAACAATTTCGACATGATTCTGCTGGATGTCGGGCTGCCGGACATGGACGGCCGCGAGGTTTGCCGTTTGATGCGCCGCGGCGGGGTCCGCACACCGATCATCATGCTGACCGGTGCAGATACGGATGCGGACACCATCCTCGGGCTTGATGCCGGTGCCAACGATTACGTCACCAAGCCATTCAAGCTGGGCGTTTTGCTGGCACGGCTGCGCGCCCATATTCGCCAGCACGAACGCAGCGACGATGCGGTGTTTGCGATTGGTCCGTATACCTTTCAGCCGGCCAACAAGCTTCTCGTGCGCGATTCCGACCAGCGCAAGGTGCGCCTGACCGACAAGGAAACGGCAATCCTCAAATACCTGTACCGGGCCGGCGACAAGGCCGTTGCCCGCGAAAAGCTGCTCGACGAGGTCTGGGGTTACAACGCCGCCGTGACCACCCACACCCTGGAAACGCACGTTTACCGGCTGCGCCAGAAAATCGAAGAAGACCCGTCCGGCGCCAAGCTTCTGGTTACGGAGGCCGGCGGCTACAAGCTGGTTCCCTGA
- a CDS encoding DNA translocase FtsK has product MTVLRSNTSGRSSEPLLPASLTAALKRRGWQMTGMALIAVAAIIGAAILSYAPGDPSLNSATDNPPINLAGHWGAVFSDLVLQVVGYAALIVPAALAVWAAMILTHGSLAKPVGRLGWLILAVILSAVALSGITTPAGWPLAAGLGGVAGSLAYHELVMWAGRLGIRPAADITLWTMSSLAAAAGVISLGMGPRDWLAAAKAGWQGLKKAYAFAFTAFGAARDLGERAQDLGGRVRSLIPAPHTGAGAATADDDIDDDDEDEDGYQGGALDAAFTPASRSSSQKAPVVDPRPKRAKTGRKAQARRQQTLPLGGEEDYVQPPLEILDIAQSTREETRESREALQQNARYLSTVLEEYGVKGEIVKVRPGPVVTLYELEPAPGTKTSRVIGLSDDIARSMSAVSVRVAVVPGRNVIGIEMPNAHREMVHLRELLASSDFEKTKAELPLALGKDIGGGPVTVDLARMPHLLIAGTTGSGKSVAMNTMILSLLYNLSPEQCKFIMIDPKMLELSVYQEIPHLLTPVVTDPTKAVVALKWVVREMEDRYRNMSQMGVRNIGGYNQRLAEAKKKNENLTRTVQTGFDDDGKPIYEEQPLPTDPLPYIVVVVDEMADLMLVAGKDVEAAIQRLAQMARAAGIHLMMATQRPSVDVITGTIKANFPSRISFQVTSKIDSRTILGEQGAEQLLGQGDMLYMAGGGRISRVHGPFVSDEEVERVVSHLKEQAQPEYIEAVTVETGEPMFGESGGSGGGDYDEHYDQAVALVAREGKASTSFIQRHFQIGYNRAARIIETMEREGVVSAANRVGRREVLIGDHSS; this is encoded by the coding sequence ATGACCGTATTGCGCTCAAACACTTCAGGCCGATCATCCGAGCCCCTTCTGCCCGCGTCGCTGACCGCCGCGCTGAAACGCCGCGGCTGGCAGATGACCGGCATGGCCCTGATCGCCGTTGCCGCCATCATCGGCGCGGCCATTCTTTCCTATGCGCCGGGCGATCCGTCGCTGAACAGTGCCACCGACAATCCGCCGATCAATCTGGCCGGTCACTGGGGCGCCGTGTTTTCCGATCTCGTCTTACAGGTCGTCGGCTACGCCGCCCTGATCGTGCCGGCAGCGCTGGCCGTCTGGGCCGCCATGATTCTGACGCACGGCAGCCTGGCGAAGCCCGTCGGGCGGCTCGGCTGGCTGATTCTCGCCGTCATACTCAGTGCCGTCGCACTTTCCGGCATCACGACGCCTGCAGGCTGGCCATTGGCGGCCGGTCTTGGCGGCGTCGCCGGATCGCTGGCCTATCATGAACTGGTGATGTGGGCCGGGCGACTCGGCATCCGCCCCGCTGCCGACATTACACTGTGGACCATGAGTTCGCTCGCCGCCGCTGCTGGCGTCATTTCGCTGGGCATGGGCCCGCGCGACTGGCTGGCCGCCGCCAAGGCCGGCTGGCAAGGACTGAAAAAGGCTTATGCCTTCGCGTTTACAGCCTTTGGCGCCGCGCGCGATCTCGGCGAACGGGCACAGGATCTGGGCGGGCGTGTCCGCAGCCTGATACCGGCGCCGCACACCGGTGCGGGTGCCGCCACAGCAGACGACGACATCGATGATGATGACGAAGATGAAGACGGCTATCAGGGCGGTGCGCTCGATGCGGCGTTCACCCCGGCGTCCCGGTCATCGTCGCAAAAGGCACCGGTCGTCGATCCGCGTCCGAAACGCGCCAAGACCGGACGCAAGGCGCAGGCCCGGCGTCAACAGACATTACCACTGGGCGGCGAGGAAGACTACGTACAGCCGCCGCTGGAGATTCTCGACATCGCGCAGTCAACCCGCGAGGAAACCCGCGAGAGCCGCGAGGCGCTGCAGCAGAATGCGCGCTATCTGTCGACGGTGCTTGAGGAATACGGCGTCAAGGGCGAGATCGTGAAGGTACGCCCGGGCCCGGTCGTCACCCTTTATGAGCTTGAGCCCGCACCGGGCACTAAAACATCGCGCGTCATCGGCCTGTCCGACGATATCGCACGCTCCATGAGCGCCGTTTCCGTTCGTGTCGCCGTCGTGCCGGGCCGCAACGTCATCGGTATCGAAATGCCGAACGCACACCGTGAAATGGTTCATCTGCGCGAACTGCTGGCGTCCAGCGATTTCGAGAAAACCAAGGCCGAACTGCCGCTGGCGCTCGGCAAGGACATCGGCGGCGGTCCGGTCACGGTCGATCTGGCGCGCATGCCGCACCTGCTGATCGCCGGCACCACCGGGTCCGGCAAGTCGGTGGCCATGAACACCATGATCCTGTCGCTGCTCTATAACCTGTCGCCCGAGCAGTGCAAATTCATCATGATCGATCCGAAGATGCTGGAACTTTCCGTGTATCAGGAAATTCCGCACCTGCTGACGCCGGTCGTCACCGACCCGACGAAGGCCGTGGTCGCGCTCAAATGGGTGGTCCGCGAGATGGAAGACCGCTACCGCAACATGAGCCAGATGGGCGTGCGCAACATCGGCGGCTATAACCAGCGTCTCGCCGAAGCCAAGAAAAAGAACGAAAACCTGACGCGCACCGTGCAGACCGGTTTCGACGACGATGGCAAGCCGATCTACGAAGAGCAACCGTTGCCGACCGATCCCCTGCCGTACATCGTCGTCGTCGTCGATGAAATGGCGGACCTGATGCTGGTCGCCGGCAAGGACGTCGAGGCCGCGATCCAGCGCCTGGCACAAATGGCCCGCGCCGCCGGCATCCATCTGATGATGGCGACACAACGCCCGTCGGTGGACGTCATCACCGGCACCATCAAGGCCAACTTCCCGTCGCGCATCTCGTTCCAGGTGACATCGAAAATCGACAGCCGCACGATCCTCGGCGAGCAGGGCGCGGAACAGCTTCTGGGCCAGGGCGACATGCTGTACATGGCCGGCGGCGGCCGCATTTCCCGTGTGCACGGCCCGTTCGTTTCCGACGAGGAAGTCGAACGTGTGGTCAGCCATCTGAAGGAACAGGCGCAGCCCGAATACATCGAGGCTGTGACCGTGGAAACCGGCGAGCCGATGTTCGGTGAGAGCGGTGGCTCCGGCGGCGGCGACTACGACGAACACTACGACCAGGCGGTGGCGCTGGTGGCCCGCGAAGGCAAGGCCTCGACCAGCTTCATCCAGCGCCATTTCCAGATCGGCTATAACCGCGCCGCACGTATCATCGAGACGATGGAACGCGAAGGCGTGGTCAGCGCCGCCAACCGCGTCGGCCGCCGCGAAGTGTTGATCGGCGATCATTCGTCGTAA
- a CDS encoding DUF3800 domain-containing protein, whose protein sequence is MYIMYVDESGDSGLQNSPTSHFALSGIVVHESDWRSFIDTLVQFKKTMRGVYGLPVRAEIHASEFMKSRVHGMAKHVRFAILRNFLDELAKIQSINVTNVIIDKTNKPANYDVFTTAWQYLFQRFENTLINGNFPGGHSNDHGMVITDATNGTKLMRLMRRMAVHNYIPNMAQYGQGSRNIPITKVIEDPHGKDSSETLPIQAADVCAYFLMQHYSPNSFIRRKGAKNYVSRLQPILNTHARIGHPLGIVYI, encoded by the coding sequence ATGTACATTATGTATGTTGACGAGAGTGGCGACTCAGGACTTCAAAACTCACCGACCTCGCACTTCGCCCTGTCCGGAATCGTAGTGCATGAATCCGATTGGCGTTCCTTCATCGACACCCTTGTTCAGTTCAAAAAAACGATGAGGGGCGTATATGGATTGCCGGTACGGGCGGAGATACATGCGTCAGAGTTTATGAAGTCCCGGGTGCATGGCATGGCGAAACATGTTCGGTTCGCTATCTTACGCAATTTCCTAGACGAGCTTGCGAAAATTCAATCGATCAACGTAACCAACGTGATAATTGATAAAACTAACAAACCTGCAAACTATGACGTATTCACAACAGCGTGGCAGTACCTGTTCCAACGTTTCGAAAATACATTAATAAATGGGAACTTTCCCGGTGGGCACTCGAACGACCATGGCATGGTAATTACAGACGCGACCAACGGCACCAAGCTTATGCGTCTCATGAGACGAATGGCCGTTCACAATTATATTCCGAATATGGCCCAGTATGGCCAGGGATCACGAAACATCCCAATTACGAAAGTTATTGAAGACCCACATGGGAAAGATTCATCCGAAACCCTTCCAATCCAAGCGGCAGATGTTTGTGCTTATTTCCTGATGCAGCACTATAGTCCGAACTCATTTATTCGGAGGAAGGGTGCAAAAAACTATGTCTCTCGATTGCAGCCGATACTGAATACACATGCCCGCATCGGTCATCCACTTGGCATTGTGTATATTTAA
- a CDS encoding DUF971 domain-containing protein: MNDTFSQKHRPSEIRLKREEKILEIDFEDGHTVRLPAELLRVESPSADVQGHGPGQKKTVAGRRHVGIMGLEAVGNYAIRIKFDDMHDTGIFSWDYLHDMGARQDEMWAGYLAELEEKGLSRDP; this comes from the coding sequence TTGAACGACACGTTCAGCCAGAAACACCGCCCGAGCGAAATCCGCCTCAAGCGTGAGGAAAAGATTCTCGAAATCGATTTCGAAGACGGTCATACGGTCCGCCTTCCGGCGGAACTGCTCCGCGTCGAAAGCCCGTCCGCCGATGTACAGGGGCATGGGCCAGGTCAGAAAAAGACCGTTGCCGGGCGCCGTCATGTCGGCATCATGGGTCTGGAGGCGGTCGGCAATTATGCGATCCGCATCAAGTTCGATGACATGCACGATACCGGTATTTTTTCCTGGGACTATCTGCACGACATGGGTGCGCGCCAGGACGAGATGTGGGCGGGCTATCTGGCCGAGCTTGAGGAAAAGGGCCTTAGCCGCGATCCATGA
- a CDS encoding Trm112 family protein, which produces MTASTATEIDPKLLEILVCPLTKGTLRYDREAQELISDKAGLAYPIRDGIPIMLADEAREIDDAPGNNKNSA; this is translated from the coding sequence ATGACCGCGTCCACCGCGACCGAGATCGATCCCAAGCTTCTGGAAATTCTCGTCTGCCCGCTGACCAAGGGAACGCTGCGCTATGACCGCGAGGCGCAGGAACTGATCAGCGACAAGGCCGGTCTGGCCTATCCGATCCGCGATGGCATCCCGATCATGCTTGCCGACGAAGCCCGCGAAATCGACGATGCGCCCGGCAATAATAAAAACAGCGCCTGA
- the ribA gene encoding GTP cyclohydrolase II → MNNPNSGNAELYEVPAARAPLTVLSVERAMGEFRRGRPVVVKGGGGHAVLALAAEAMSSESLQQLQDTTGSAPALAITARRAAVLGLADSAGKIAIVSGLGGLGADEISALANPLVEAGVTPELRERLHVTVRNDPGHDCASAAVALSKIARLLPAAVTAQIDDVDDVISWANRHDFLSVDTGDVFQFESAAVRNLKRVGEARVPISDAHDTRIVAFRPADGGREHLAIIVGQPDPAHPVLVRLHSECFTGDLLGSLRCDCGDQLQGALSEIKSAGTGILLYLAQEGRGIGLINKLRAYELQDLGFDTMDANEQLGFDADERVYMPAARMLKLLGFQKVRLMTNNPDKLSALSRYGVNVVERVQHAFPANKHNEFYLQTKASRAGHQF, encoded by the coding sequence ATGAACAACCCGAATTCTGGGAATGCAGAGCTTTATGAGGTGCCGGCGGCACGTGCGCCGTTGACGGTGCTTTCGGTCGAGCGCGCCATGGGTGAGTTCAGACGCGGCCGTCCGGTCGTCGTCAAGGGTGGCGGCGGACACGCCGTGCTGGCGCTGGCCGCCGAAGCCATGAGTTCGGAAAGTCTGCAGCAGCTTCAAGACACCACCGGCAGCGCCCCGGCCCTGGCCATCACAGCCCGCCGCGCCGCCGTTCTCGGTCTCGCCGACAGCGCCGGGAAAATCGCCATTGTCAGCGGCCTTGGCGGCCTCGGTGCCGACGAGATCAGCGCCTTGGCCAATCCGCTGGTCGAGGCCGGGGTAACCCCGGAACTGCGCGAGCGGCTGCATGTCACGGTCCGCAACGACCCCGGTCATGATTGCGCGTCCGCGGCCGTGGCTCTGTCAAAAATTGCCCGGTTGCTGCCGGCCGCGGTGACGGCGCAAATCGATGACGTTGACGATGTGATCTCCTGGGCCAACCGGCACGACTTTCTGAGCGTCGATACCGGCGATGTTTTCCAGTTCGAAAGCGCTGCCGTCAGAAACCTGAAACGGGTCGGCGAGGCCCGCGTGCCGATCAGCGATGCGCACGATACACGCATCGTCGCTTTCAGGCCCGCCGACGGCGGGCGTGAACACTTGGCAATCATTGTCGGGCAACCCGACCCGGCGCACCCGGTGCTGGTCAGATTGCATTCCGAATGCTTTACCGGCGACCTGCTCGGCAGCCTGCGCTGCGACTGCGGCGACCAGCTGCAGGGCGCGCTCAGCGAAATCAAGTCCGCCGGTACCGGGATTTTGTTATATCTCGCCCAGGAAGGGCGCGGGATCGGCCTGATCAACAAACTGCGCGCCTATGAGCTGCAGGATCTCGGCTTCGACACCATGGACGCCAACGAACAACTCGGCTTCGACGCAGACGAACGCGTCTACATGCCTGCAGCCAGAATGCTGAAGCTGCTCGGCTTCCAGAAAGTGCGCCTGATGACCAATAATCCCGATAAACTGTCGGCATTGTCCCGTTATGGGGTCAATGTGGTGGAACGGGTCCAGCATGCATTCCCGGCAAATAAGCACAACGAGTTCTATCTGCAGACCAAGGCATCGCGCGCCGGGCATCAGTTCTAA
- a CDS encoding UbiH/UbiF/VisC/COQ6 family ubiquinone biosynthesis hydroxylase, with protein MRMVADTSKTSPLTADILIVGGGLVGSVAARALSQTGFQVVVVDGTDPADAIDAAFDGRASAIAAASERLLSAIGVWPHLVDDVAPILDIRVADGASPLFLHYDHEDVGEGPLGYLAENRHIRKAAVQALKGDAKVTFLAPFRVESLERDANGARARLSDGREVRASLAIAADGRGSKTREAAGIKITDWRYPQDAIVCTVEHEIPHAFVAHEHFLPAGPFAILPLRGTAERPGCRSSVVWTERAGHARAMVSLDDRTFTQELSKRFGDFMGNIEIVGPRFCHPLGLQFARTSIDKRLVLIGDADHGMHPIAGQGLNMGYRDVAALADVLGEAKRLGLDIGAPSVLQRYQRWRRFDNTLMLAVTDGLNRLFSNDIAPLRHVRDFGLGAVNRVPPLKKMLMRSAMGLMGDLPSLMQR; from the coding sequence ATGCGTATGGTTGCAGACACATCAAAGACCTCGCCGTTGACGGCGGATATCCTGATCGTTGGCGGCGGGCTCGTCGGCAGCGTTGCCGCGCGGGCGCTCTCGCAGACGGGCTTTCAGGTCGTCGTCGTTGACGGCACCGACCCCGCCGATGCCATTGACGCCGCCTTTGACGGGCGGGCATCGGCGATTGCGGCCGCTTCCGAAAGACTGCTCAGTGCCATCGGGGTCTGGCCGCATCTGGTGGACGATGTGGCGCCGATCCTCGACATCCGGGTTGCTGACGGGGCTTCGCCGCTGTTTCTGCACTATGACCATGAAGATGTCGGCGAAGGGCCACTCGGCTATCTCGCCGAAAACCGCCATATTCGCAAAGCCGCCGTACAGGCCCTTAAGGGCGATGCGAAGGTAACGTTTCTGGCGCCGTTCAGGGTTGAAAGCCTCGAGCGCGATGCCAACGGTGCCAGGGCACGGCTGAGCGACGGCCGCGAAGTTCGCGCATCCCTTGCCATTGCCGCCGACGGGCGCGGCTCGAAAACCCGCGAAGCTGCCGGCATCAAGATCACCGACTGGCGCTACCCGCAGGATGCCATCGTCTGCACCGTCGAGCATGAAATACCGCATGCCTTTGTCGCGCATGAACATTTCCTGCCCGCGGGTCCGTTCGCCATCCTGCCGCTCAGGGGGACGGCGGAAAGACCGGGCTGCCGTTCTTCGGTTGTCTGGACGGAACGCGCCGGCCATGCCCGCGCCATGGTCTCGCTGGACGACAGGACCTTCACCCAGGAACTGTCGAAACGTTTCGGCGATTTCATGGGCAATATCGAGATTGTCGGCCCGCGCTTTTGTCATCCGCTCGGATTGCAGTTCGCCCGCACATCGATCGACAAGCGGCTGGTTCTGATCGGCGATGCCGATCACGGCATGCATCCGATTGCGGGGCAGGGCCTGAACATGGGGTATCGGGATGTGGCGGCGCTCGCCGATGTGCTCGGCGAGGCGAAACGGCTGGGCCTCGATATCGGCGCGCCATCCGTTTTACAGCGTTATCAGCGCTGGCGTCGCTTCGACAATACGCTGATGCTGGCGGTCACCGACGGGCTGAACCGGCTGTTCTCGAACGATATCGCGCCGCTGCGTCACGTTCGTGACTTTGGCCTCGGCGCCGTCAACCGCGTCCCGCCGCTGAAGAAAATGCTGATGCGCTCGGCGATGGGGCTGATGGGTGATCTGCCCAGCCTGATGCAGCGTTGA
- a CDS encoding MliC family protein — protein MNTSAFLVAFLTLAGGGPGTDYLYTCDSSSVVLAQFEDNYMHLRQGRESIILVRAVSGSGARYTDGKTVFWIKGRNATYDDGNGAIRKCRVMDRG, from the coding sequence TTGAACACGTCGGCATTTCTCGTTGCGTTCCTGACGCTGGCCGGTGGCGGGCCGGGGACGGATTATCTTTACACGTGCGACAGCTCAAGCGTCGTCCTGGCACAGTTCGAAGACAATTACATGCACCTGCGTCAGGGACGGGAATCCATCATTCTGGTCCGCGCTGTTTCCGGCTCGGGTGCACGCTATACGGACGGCAAGACGGTCTTCTGGATCAAGGGGCGCAACGCAACGTATGATGACGGTAACGGGGCGATCCGGAAATGCCGCGTCATGGATCGCGGCTAA
- a CDS encoding L,D-transpeptidase family protein: MIIRVYANHVLEYAGKRYRCALGRGGVLPDKHEGDGATPSGRYRLKKLYIRRDRIGHIETGLPVRDIAAEDGWCDDPARPEYNRPVRLPFSGSHEKMYRDDQVYDLVIEISHNDSPPVPGAGSAVFIHIAKPDYTATEGCIALSATDLMALLEAWSDHTEIEISQESG, from the coding sequence ATGATAATCCGCGTCTATGCCAATCATGTTCTCGAATACGCCGGCAAACGTTACCGGTGCGCTCTCGGCCGTGGCGGCGTTCTTCCCGACAAACACGAGGGTGACGGCGCGACGCCCAGCGGCAGGTATCGTCTGAAAAAGCTGTATATCCGCCGCGACCGCATCGGGCATATCGAGACCGGCCTGCCGGTCCGCGACATCGCTGCGGAAGACGGCTGGTGCGACGATCCGGCAAGGCCCGAATACAACCGGCCCGTCAGGTTGCCGTTTTCGGGCAGCCACGAGAAAATGTACCGCGACGATCAAGTCTATGACCTGGTAATTGAAATCAGCCACAATGACAGTCCGCCCGTACCGGGGGCCGGCAGTGCCGTCTTCATTCACATCGCGAAGCCGGATTATACCGCAACGGAAGGCTGTATCGCGCTGTCAGCAACGGATTTGATGGCATTGCTGGAAGCCTGGTCGGATCACACAGAAATAGAAATTTCCCAGGAAAGCGGATGA
- a CDS encoding outer membrane lipoprotein carrier protein LolA: MRALKKYLLPIAAVMLFAFAAPRTVMAEGAINITPEIDASLKKAEAYLESIKTLQAEFLQISSNGETATGEILLSRPKNLRIEYAPPTPILIVASGEYLSYVDKEMKQVNHIPLDDTPAAFLLRENFSFTDGALSVTGFEKGANTIRISVVQAKDPLAGELTLVFTENPMVLKKWVIIDAQGVITDLTLINSRFDFPIPENRFLAVFPELDLGR, from the coding sequence ATGAGAGCCCTTAAGAAATATCTGTTGCCGATCGCCGCGGTCATGCTTTTCGCGTTTGCCGCGCCCAGAACCGTCATGGCCGAAGGCGCCATCAACATCACGCCCGAGATCGATGCGTCGTTGAAAAAAGCGGAAGCCTATCTTGAGAGTATCAAGACCCTGCAGGCCGAGTTTCTGCAGATTTCGTCGAACGGCGAAACCGCAACCGGGGAAATTCTTCTGTCCCGGCCGAAGAACCTGCGCATCGAATACGCCCCGCCGACGCCGATCCTGATCGTCGCCAGCGGCGAATACCTGAGCTACGTCGACAAGGAGATGAAACAGGTCAATCACATCCCGCTGGATGACACCCCGGCGGCGTTCCTGTTACGGGAAAACTTCTCGTTCACCGACGGCGCCCTTAGCGTCACCGGCTTCGAGAAGGGCGCCAACACGATCCGCATCAGTGTCGTACAGGCCAAGGACCCGCTGGCCGGGGAACTGACGCTGGTATTCACGGAAAACCCGATGGTCCTGAAGAAATGGGTCATTATCGATGCTCAGGGCGTTATTACGGATCTGACCCTGATCAACAGCCGCTTTGATTTTCCGATCCCGGAAAACCGTTTTCTCGCCGTTTTCCCCGAACTCGATCTGGGCCGCTAA
- a CDS encoding P-II family nitrogen regulator has translation MKMIMAVIKPFKLEEVREALTPLGIEGMTVSEVKGFGRQKGQAEIYRGAEYQVNFLPKVKIEIACVDDLVEQVVETVQKTAMTGKIGDGKIFVYALDKAVRIRTGESNAEAL, from the coding sequence ATGAAAATGATCATGGCGGTCATCAAGCCGTTCAAGCTCGAGGAGGTCCGCGAAGCGCTGACCCCGCTCGGCATTGAAGGCATGACCGTATCCGAGGTTAAAGGTTTCGGCCGTCAAAAAGGTCAGGCCGAAATTTATCGTGGCGCGGAGTATCAAGTGAACTTCCTGCCGAAGGTCAAAATCGAAATCGCTTGTGTCGACGACCTCGTCGAACAAGTCGTCGAAACGGTTCAGAAAACCGCCATGACGGGCAAAATCGGGGACGGCAAGATTTTCGTCTACGCCCTCGACAAGGCCGTCCGGATCCGGACCGGTGAGTCCAATGCGGAAGCGCTCTAG